A single genomic interval of Penicillium psychrofluorescens genome assembly, chromosome: 2 harbors:
- a CDS encoding uncharacterized protein (ID:PFLUO_003154-T1.cds;~source:funannotate): MADIDVKIAEWKQVEVGRLVLIRRGPFTGKLAAIVEIVDHRRVLIDGPSGEEKKIVPRHVLPLAHATLTPFTIPQLPRAAGTGPVKKLWAKNEIDNKWAKSSFAQKTDRADRRKNLTDFERFKVLRLRKQARYEVQKSYAKVRAAAAKS; encoded by the exons atggccgatATCGATGTCAAAATCGCCGAGTGGAAGCAGGTCGAGGTCGGCCGCCTGGTGCTGATCCGCCGTGGCCCCTTCACCGGCAAGCTCGCTGCTATCGTCGAGATCGTGGACCACCGCCGT GTCCTGATCGACGGCCCCTctggcgaggagaagaagatcgtgccCCGTCACGTTCTCCCTCTTGCCCACGCCACCCTCACCCCCTTCACCATCCCCCAACTGCCCCGTGCTGCCGGTACCGGCCCCGTCAAGAAGCTGTGGGCGAAGAACGAGATCGACAACAAGTGGGCCAAGAGCAGCTTTGCCCAGAAGACCGACCGTGCCGACCGACGGAAGAACCTGACCGACTTTGAGCGCTTCAAGGTCCTGCGTCTGCGCAAGCAG GCCCGCTACGAGGTGCAGAAGTCCTACGCCAAGGTCCGTGCTGCCGCGGCCAAGTCATAG
- a CDS encoding uncharacterized protein (ID:PFLUO_003156-T1.cds;~source:funannotate), giving the protein MATRSAALKIDWAKVSTSLGLRGQTATSLQAFKKRNDDARRKVQVLSEQPQTVDFAHYRGVLKNQAIVDEIEKHFKSFKPATYDVARQLKAIDAFEAQAVQNAEQTKGKVEAELQNLQKTLENIETARPFEDLTVDEVASAQPEIDEKTASLVSKGKWMPPGYKERFGDLSAV; this is encoded by the exons ATGGCAACT CGCAGTGCCGCTCTCAAGATCGACTGGGCCAAGGTCTCGACCTCGCTCGGCCTCCGCGGCCAAACCGCCACATCGCTGCAGGCCTTCAAGAAGCGCAACGACGACGCCCGCCGCAAGGTGCAAGTTCTGTCCGAGCAGCCGCAGACCGTCGACTTCGCGCACTACCGCGGTGTGCTCAAGAACCAGGccatcgtcgacgagatcgagaagcACTTCAAGAGCTTCAAGCCCGCCACCTACGATGTTGCCCGCCAGCTGAAGGCTATCGATGCCTTTGAGGCCCAGGCTGTGCAGAACGCTGAGCAGACCAAGGGTAaggtcgaggccgagctgcagAACCTCCAGAAGACgctggagaatatcgagACGGCTCGTCCGTTTGAGGATCTCACTGTG GACGAGGTTGCTTCCGCCCAGCCCGAGATTGACGAGAAGACCGCTTCGCTCGTCTCCAAGGGCAAGTGGATGCCCCCGGGTTACAAG GAGCGCTTCGGCGATCTGTCCGCCGTCTAA
- a CDS encoding uncharacterized protein (ID:PFLUO_003153-T1.cds;~source:funannotate) → MYRGSFAPPPAHSPPLHHPVPQHVSTVPMMRSPPPPAPQQPPSAGYGGNPYQPSPGQGGSGAYAPGLGGIISDPTAQMGFQVGKSAMMAGQEYMEQNLNRYVSIPALKHYFNVSNSYVLNKLALVLFPWRHKPWSRQQARLNSSAGGPNGQIVQQQYSSMFLPPRDDLNSPDMYIPVMALMTYILLSVLLAGFRGNFHPELLGSITTTAIAVILFEILCLKLATYILSINQDSQLLDLVAYSGYKFVGIIATLVASEIFTPGQGTGSWVGWTVFAYTFLANAFFLLRSLKYVLLPDSTDSTMRTGSMHTVARSQRNRRTQFLFIYAYVIQFVFMWVLSREGPSALVSAAASSAGSS, encoded by the exons ATGTATCGGGGCTCCTTTGCTCCCCCGCCCGCGCACTCGCCGCCCCTGCACCACCCTGTCCCGCAACATGTCTCGACCGTGCCTATGATGCGCTCGCCGCCTCCCCCAGCTCCCCAGCAGCCTCCAAGTGCAGGCTATGGAGGCAATCCGTATCAGCCATCACCAGGACAAGGTGGCAGTGGTGCATATGCACCCGGGCTAGGCGGGATCATCAGCGACCCGACAGCACAAATGGGTTTCCAAGTGGGCAAGAGCGCCATGATGGCAGGACAGGAGTACATGGAGCAAAAC TTGAATCGCTACGTTTCGATCCCCGCCCTTAAACACTACTTCAACGTCTCCAACTCCTACGTCCTCAACAAATTGgccctcgtcctcttccCCTGGCGACACAAGCCCTGGTCCCGCCAGCAAGCTCGCCTGAACAGCAGTGCTGGCGGTCCTAATGGCCAGATTGTCCAGCAACAGTACTCGTCTATGTTCCTCCCCCCACGAGATGACCTCAACTCACCCGACATGTACATCCCCGTCATGGCGTTGATGACCTACATCCTGCTGTCAGTGTTGCTGGCCGGATTCAGAGGTAATTTCCATCCCGAGCTACTGGGCTCGatcaccaccacggccaTCGCAGTGATTCTCTTCGAGATCTTGTGTCTGAAGCTGGCCACGTACATCCTCAGCATCAACCAGGACtcgcagctgctggatctggtgGCCTACTCGGGCTACAAGTTCGTTGGCATCATCGCCACTCTCGTTGCATCGGAGATCTTCACGCCGGGGCAGGGAACCGGTAGCTGGGTTGGCTGGACGGTCTTTGCATACACGTTTCTCGCCAATGCGTTCTTCTTG CTCCGGTCTCTGAAATATGTCTTGCTTCCCGACTCGACCGACTCCACGATGCGGACAGGCTCAATGCACACCGTGGCTCGCTCCCAGCGCAACCGACGCACCCAGTTTTTGTTCATCTACGCGTATGTCATCCAGTTCGTCTTCATGTGGGTTCTCAGCCGCGAGGGCCCGTCGGCTCTGGTTTCAGCGGCGGCCAGCAGTGCGGGCTCGTCATAA
- a CDS encoding uncharacterized protein (ID:PFLUO_003158-T1.cds;~source:funannotate), with product MSVNGATTNDKAPVHEQDAHPAHHERRLVNVQPARLDVLQPKYARTIQHDAENPEAHGWYASCIHSFGQCLGFCGAFPCCLCCPNPFKPVNQGQVGLVSKFGRFERSVDPGLVKVNPLSEHLRTVDVKIQIVEVPRQVCMTKDNVTLHLTSVIYYGVVSPHIAAFGITDVRQALVERTQTTLRHVIGARILQDVIERREEIAQSTSEIIEEVAAGWGVQVESMLIKDIIFSDELQDSLSMAAQAKRIGESKVIAARAEVESAKLMRKAADILSSAPAMQIRYLEAMQSMAKSASAKVIFLPASGMNSAVSQQLATTDTAGEGPSGYSQEQHEDGFQSAMKARIVEDI from the exons ATGTCTGTTAACGGTGCAACTACCAATGACAAGGCACCAGTCCATGAACAAGATGCTCATCCAGCCCACCATGAGCGACGGCTGGTCAATGTGCAACCCGCCCGTCTAGATGTCCTGCAGCCGAAATACGCTCGAACGATCCAACATGATGCCGAGAACCCAGAGGCGCATGGGTGGTATGCATCGTGCA TTCACAGCTTTGGGCAGTGCCTCGGTTTCTGTGGCGCCTTTCCGTGCTGCCTCTGCTGCCCCAACCCATTCAAGCCGGTCAACCAGGGCCAGGTCGGCCTGGTCTCGAAGTTTGGACG CTTTGAACGGTCGGTCGACCCTGGGCTGGTCAAGGTGAACCCGCTCAGCGAGCACCTGAGGACGGTGGACGTCAAAATTCAGATCGTCGAAGTGCCTCGTCAGGTCTGCATGACCAAGGATAATGTCACCCTTCACCTCACCTCGGTGATTTACTACGGGGTCGTCTCCCCCCACATAGCCGCGTTTGGCATTACGGACGTGCGACAGGCGCTCGTCGAACGCACCCAGACCACGCTGCGCCATGTAATCGGAGCCCGCATCCTCCAGGATGTCATCGAGCGCCGGGAGGAGATTGCGCAGTCGACATCggagatcatcgaggaggttgcCGCCGGCTGGGGTGTCCAGGTTGAATCCATGCTTATCAAAGACATCATCTTCAGCGATGAGCTGCAAGACTCGCTCTCCATGGCTGCGCAGGCTAAGCGCATCGGTGAGAGCAAGGTCATCGCTGCTCGCGCCGAAGTCGAGTCGGCCAAGCTGATGCGTAAG GCTGCCGATATCCTCTCTTCTGCTCCGGCCATGCAGATTCGATACCTCGAGGCCATGCAATCAATGGCCAAGTCGGCGTCAGCGAAGGTGATCTTTTTGCCTGCGTCCGGAATGAACTCGGCTGTGTCCCAACAACTGGCTACTACTGATACTGCCGGGGAGGGTCCCAGCGGGTACAGCCAAGAGCAGCACGAGGATGGATTCCAGAGTGCGATGAAGGCGCGCATTGTCGAGGATATCTAG
- a CDS encoding uncharacterized protein (ID:PFLUO_003155-T1.cds;~source:funannotate) yields MADPRVEELPDDEVPNTGVEDAGSSSDSEAGDEPTIPGGAAVTIHSRNEKKARKAIGKLGLKHVPGITRVTLRRPKNILFVINNPDVYRSPSSNTWIIFGEAKIEDLNAQAQASAAQQLAAAEAAGGDHAGHDHEHAEGKGKAPVLEPKKEEEEEEDDGEEADESGLEAKDIELVMAQANVTRKKAVKALRENDNDIVNSIMALSI; encoded by the exons ATGGCTGATCCCCGCGTTGAAGAGCTCCCCGATGACGAGGTCCCCAACACCGGCGTCGAGGACGCTGGCAGCTCCTCCGACTCCGAGGCTGGCGATGAGCCCACCATCCCCGGCGGTGCTGCTGTCACCATCCACTCGCGcaacgagaagaaggcccgcAAGGCCATTGGCAAGCTGGGCCTGAAGCACGTCCCCGGCATCACCCGTGTCACTCTCCGCCGCCCCAAGAAC atcctcttcgtcatcaacaaccccgaTGTCTACCGCTCGCCTTCCAGCAACACCTGgat CATCTTCGGTgaggccaagatcgaggacCTGAACGCTCAGGCCCAGGCCTCCGCCGCTCAGCAGctggctgccgccgaggccgccggtGGTGACCACGCTGGTCACGACCACGAGCACGCcgagggcaagggcaaggcgCCCGTGCTTGAGCccaagaaggaggaggaggaagaggaggatgatggcgaggaggcTGACGAGAGCGGCCTCGAGGCCAAGGACATTGAGCTGGTTATGGCGCAAGCGAACGTGACCCGCAAGAAGGCCGTTAAGGCGCTGCGGGAGAACGACAATGATATTGTGAACTCGATCATGGCGCTCAGCATATGA
- a CDS encoding uncharacterized protein (ID:PFLUO_003157-T1.cds;~source:funannotate): MGQSDTKRTITTIPPSFSRLESLPVEILQSIFLHSLELNLPRASPSISRALSSNLLHTWLIRLAFSSANPGSAEGFFTPEFLPYPLDFWGLAWEQRQVLQTKLLACRWCTLPFLRQCQRDYVAHVIKRKCADLVFHPDNRALLSNLDSRFTDLNGADRAIDGGRRGKGDLIIPAHLDSNKKATNNTSSSSRNADRKLAIWFHFGAVQIRKPHEVYYENDLFRLPCSFVVAPGRIPDKLLRAPWSEAQFEFLQLLSPDFYLDEDQVDAERSADITYWLIRKRQIEPFRRLLSMSFRSANCRVPARWPLSKELCALVRRCSTGAGDPFALAILDERWDDISAEARQDLLRLVEAEAS; this comes from the coding sequence ATGGGCCAATCGGACACCAAacgcaccatcaccaccatcccgcCCAGCTTCTCCCGCCTCGAGTCCCTCCCCGTGGAAATCCTCCAGTCGATCTTCCTACACAGCCTGGAACTCAACCTTCCGCGCGCATCGCCGTCCATCAGTCGCGCGCTCTCGAGCAATCTCCTCCACACATGGCTCATCCGACTAGCCTTTAGCAGCGCCAATCCAGGCTCAGCGGAGGGATTCTTCACCCCGGAGTTTCTGCCCTACCCGCTCGATTTCTGGGGTCTGGCGTGGGAGCAGCGCCAGGTGCTGCAGACGAAGCTGCTCGCTTGCCGGTGGTGCACGCTGCCTTTTCTTCGACAGTGTCAGCGGGACTACGTGGCTCATGTTATCAAGCGGAAATGCGCGGATCTAGTTTTCCATCCGGATAACCGTGCCCTGCTCTCGAATCTGGACTCGCGCTTCACAGACCTGAACGGCGCTGATCGTGCAATTGACGGTGGTCGGCGCGGCAAAGGCGACCTGATTATCCCTGCACACCTGGACTCAAACAAGAAAGCCACCAATAAcacatcttcttcatcccgCAACGCAGACCGCAAGCTTGCAATCTGGTTCCACTTCGGCGCCGTGCAAATCCGCAAACCCCACGAGGTATACTACGAAAACGACCTCTTTCGCCTCCCTTGCTCCTTTGTCGTTGCCCCGGGCCGAATCCCCGATAAACTGCTCCGCGCGCCGTGGTCAGAGGCCCAGTTCGAGTTCCTGCAGCTCCTCTCGCCAGACTTCTACCTAGACGAAGACCAGGTAGACGCGGAGCGCTCGGCGGATATCACGTACTGGCTCATCCGCAAGCGACAGATTGAGCCCTTTCGGCGGCTGCTGAGCATGTCGTTTCGATCGGCGAATTGTCGCGTGCCGGCGCGGTGGCCGTTGAGCAAGGAGCTTTGTGCGCTTGTCAGGCGTTGTAGTACTGGCGCTGGGGATCCGTTTGCGTTGGCTATTCTGGATGAGCGGTGGGATGACATTTCCGCGGAGGCGCGGCAGGATTTGCTGAGGTTGGTTGAGGCGGAGGCGAGTTGA